Proteins encoded in a region of the Gammaproteobacteria bacterium genome:
- a CDS encoding RidA family protein produces the protein MSTSSHTSTATRSLFTRFASRSFAALLLCAFGVSLSHADVTRYPLPNGSTFPISEAVEVSAGTGLVFLSGATPTVANPSAGLGNPAYYGDTKTQTISVMNRIKENLESKGMGIGNIIKLTVFLVGDPANGDVMDFAGFMEGYTQFFGTTEQPNLPSRSAFQIARLGQPLMFVEIEAIAARD, from the coding sequence ATGTCGACATCCTCTCACACCTCAACCGCTACCCGGAGTTTGTTCACCAGATTCGCTTCCAGGTCTTTCGCTGCGTTGCTCCTTTGCGCCTTTGGAGTCAGTCTCAGCCACGCTGATGTGACTCGTTATCCGTTACCGAATGGTTCAACGTTTCCTATCTCGGAAGCTGTCGAGGTCAGTGCAGGAACAGGGCTTGTATTCTTGAGTGGCGCTACACCTACGGTAGCCAACCCATCAGCTGGGCTGGGTAATCCTGCTTACTATGGCGATACAAAAACTCAGACCATCAGCGTGATGAATCGCATCAAGGAAAACCTCGAAAGCAAGGGCATGGGGATAGGCAATATCATCAAGCTGACGGTTTTCCTGGTGGGTGACCCTGCCAATGGAGATGTTATGGACTTCGCCGGCTTTATGGAAGGTTACACACAATTCTTCGGCACCACAGAACAGCCAAACCTGCCGTCTCGCTCAGCATTCCAGATCGCACGCCTGGGACAGCCTCTGATGTTTGTTGAAATCGAAGCTATCGCGGCACGTGACTAG
- a CDS encoding alkaline phosphatase D family protein → MIKRRQFLLTSTGLLVASRAIPSWGAQAPGNPFSLGVASGSPRPHSVVLWTRLAPDPMNGGGMPMEDVEVRVRICRDEQMRDQVLDRQVIAPAEDAHSVHYLATGLQPGTEYFYRFYLGDDASVIGRTRTAPALDSDEPLTVAVASCQHLETGLYTAYRDMAEQRPDLVIHLGDYIYEYGPGDSSRVRQHIGQETRTLLDYRNRYAQYKSDPHLQAAHAASPWLLSLDDHEIDNNWAGYTPEDPDSQTELEFRVRRWAALKAYYEHMPLERRPSLAGLDSSLPLYDTYDFGRQVRILLMDTRQYRSDQVCSQAFPSAPECEARQNENLTMTGRDQEQFLLRFLTENRARWQLLAQQTWFTRFRYPGNEYNMDQWDGYASQQARIRDWLAAPELSNPVILSGDWHCGCAMDVPTDFDDPESPPVAAELATTSISSRCPWASAVARALAENPQVRYWSDDRRGYVLCRIDSSQLQADYRLVSDPRLPDASVSTDGLLVVESGSRGFAA, encoded by the coding sequence ATGATTAAAAGACGACAGTTCCTTCTGACTTCCACCGGGCTGCTGGTCGCCAGCAGGGCCATTCCTTCCTGGGGCGCCCAGGCGCCAGGCAACCCATTCTCCCTGGGGGTAGCGTCCGGGTCTCCGCGTCCCCATAGCGTGGTATTGTGGACTCGGCTGGCTCCGGATCCCATGAACGGGGGCGGGATGCCGATGGAAGATGTGGAAGTCCGGGTACGGATTTGTCGTGATGAGCAGATGCGTGATCAGGTGCTGGATCGGCAGGTGATCGCGCCTGCAGAGGATGCTCACTCGGTGCACTATCTGGCAACCGGACTGCAGCCCGGCACAGAGTACTTCTACAGGTTTTACCTGGGCGATGATGCCAGTGTCATTGGTCGTACGCGAACAGCGCCAGCACTGGACAGTGATGAACCGCTAACAGTTGCCGTTGCTTCCTGCCAGCACCTGGAAACCGGCCTCTACACCGCCTACCGTGACATGGCAGAGCAACGGCCTGACCTGGTGATTCATCTGGGTGACTATATCTACGAGTACGGCCCTGGTGACAGCAGCCGTGTGCGTCAACACATCGGTCAGGAGACCCGCACATTGCTGGATTACCGTAATCGCTATGCCCAGTACAAATCGGACCCGCATTTACAGGCTGCCCACGCCGCCAGCCCCTGGTTGCTCAGTCTGGATGATCACGAGATTGACAATAATTGGGCCGGCTATACCCCCGAAGACCCGGATTCACAGACCGAATTGGAATTTCGCGTGCGGCGGTGGGCGGCCCTCAAGGCCTATTACGAGCATATGCCGCTGGAACGGCGTCCTTCCCTCGCGGGTCTGGATTCTTCCCTGCCTCTCTATGACACTTATGATTTTGGCCGCCAGGTGAGAATCCTGCTGATGGATACACGCCAGTACCGGTCAGATCAGGTCTGCAGTCAGGCCTTCCCTTCAGCACCCGAATGCGAAGCGCGCCAGAACGAGAATCTCACCATGACAGGTCGGGACCAGGAGCAGTTCCTGCTGCGATTCCTGACGGAAAACCGCGCGCGCTGGCAGTTGCTGGCCCAGCAGACGTGGTTTACCCGGTTCCGCTATCCCGGTAATGAATACAACATGGATCAGTGGGACGGGTATGCCAGTCAGCAAGCGCGTATCCGTGACTGGCTGGCCGCTCCGGAGCTGAGCAATCCGGTTATCCTGAGCGGAGACTGGCACTGCGGATGTGCCATGGATGTACCCACTGATTTCGACGACCCCGAGTCTCCACCTGTTGCCGCGGAGCTTGCCACTACCTCGATTTCGTCGCGCTGCCCGTGGGCCTCTGCCGTTGCCCGTGCATTGGCTGAAAATCCGCAGGTGCGTTATTGGAGCGATGACAGGCGAGGTTATGTTCTGTGCCGCATAGATTCCAGCCAGCTCCAGGCTGACTATCGGCTGGTCAGCGATCCGCGATTGCCCGATGCAAGTGTTTCCACCGATGGCCTGTTGGTCGTGGAAAGCGGCAGCAGAGGATTCGCTGCCTGA
- a CDS encoding SLC13 family permease encodes MEGSQWIVLAVFVGTILALLLTERRPSYVFVFAVLVLMLTGQLTFDQVLLNVTNQGLVTLVLLLIVSAAVEKTSLIKRLARTLVTVDFKQSFLRVITLAFFSSALLNNTAVVTNLIGPIKQNQHHAPSKLLIPLSYAAILGGTVTLIGTSTNLIVDSFLIEHGHPGFAFWDFTLYGLVAGLICGVVMFVLHPLLPNIQVKAPDFQEYFIEAEVEPDSELVGKSVEQNHLRNLPELFLVEVIRRNKLISPVNPDLVIEAQDKLIFSGNLHKVESFGQIKGLTLFAENSGLLNENLTEVIVSHRAQIIGQTLKALGFRALFDAAVVAIRRDGEQLSGKLGDIRLQVGDFLLLATGPDFASRANQSRNFIILTEHTIPTRLRSSHELLIFGGFLSAVLLAALSLLSLPVGLFYLLALLVSLGLVTNGEIRRNLPVNLIAVIVGALSLATALEQSGLVGLLLSSVMPLLLDGGLVWALIVVYIVTLLLTEFVTNNAAAALMFPFAYGVVEALSAPLMPFALAVAFAASASFISPYGYQTNLIVFNATAYRFRHFARYGLPISIVYSTSILSLLIWNLPD; translated from the coding sequence ATGGAAGGTTCCCAGTGGATTGTACTCGCAGTCTTTGTCGGCACTATTCTGGCGCTGCTGCTGACCGAAAGGCGCCCGAGCTATGTGTTTGTCTTCGCTGTTCTGGTGTTGATGCTGACCGGGCAGCTGACGTTCGATCAGGTGCTTCTGAATGTCACTAATCAGGGCCTGGTCACTCTGGTACTGCTGCTTATCGTGAGTGCGGCGGTGGAAAAAACTTCACTGATCAAGCGGCTCGCCAGAACCCTGGTGACCGTCGATTTCAAGCAGTCGTTTTTGCGGGTTATTACCCTGGCGTTTTTTTCCTCGGCATTGTTGAACAACACCGCTGTCGTAACCAATCTGATTGGACCGATCAAGCAGAATCAGCACCACGCGCCATCGAAATTGCTCATTCCTCTGTCCTACGCGGCGATTCTCGGCGGCACAGTCACGCTGATTGGCACGTCAACCAACCTCATTGTTGACAGTTTTCTTATCGAGCATGGCCACCCGGGGTTTGCCTTCTGGGATTTCACTCTTTACGGCCTGGTGGCGGGGCTGATCTGCGGTGTCGTGATGTTTGTACTGCATCCGTTATTGCCGAATATTCAGGTCAAGGCGCCGGATTTCCAGGAGTACTTCATCGAAGCGGAAGTTGAGCCGGATTCAGAGCTGGTCGGTAAGAGCGTCGAGCAGAACCACCTGCGCAATCTGCCGGAACTTTTTCTTGTGGAGGTCATCAGGCGCAACAAACTGATCAGTCCAGTAAACCCCGATCTGGTGATCGAAGCACAGGATAAGCTGATCTTCAGCGGCAATCTCCATAAGGTGGAAAGCTTTGGTCAGATCAAGGGCCTGACACTGTTTGCGGAGAACAGTGGCCTGCTGAATGAAAACCTGACCGAAGTCATCGTCTCGCACCGGGCCCAGATCATTGGCCAGACCCTGAAAGCGCTGGGTTTTCGCGCACTTTTTGATGCGGCGGTTGTCGCCATCAGGCGTGACGGCGAACAGCTATCCGGCAAGCTCGGAGACATTCGCCTGCAGGTGGGGGACTTCCTGCTGCTGGCCACCGGTCCTGACTTTGCCAGTCGGGCCAATCAGAGCAGAAACTTTATTATTTTGACCGAGCATACAATTCCGACCAGGTTGCGTAGCAGTCACGAACTGCTTATTTTTGGTGGGTTTCTTTCCGCAGTCCTGCTTGCTGCATTGTCATTGCTGAGCTTACCGGTAGGCCTTTTTTATCTGCTGGCGCTGCTGGTTTCGCTGGGACTCGTTACCAACGGAGAAATACGGCGAAACCTGCCGGTCAATCTGATTGCCGTGATTGTGGGTGCGCTGAGTCTGGCGACGGCACTGGAGCAGTCCGGGCTGGTAGGCCTGTTGCTTTCCAGTGTGATGCCGCTATTGCTGGATGGCGGCCTGGTGTGGGCACTTATCGTGGTGTATATCGTCACCTTGCTATTGACCGAGTTCGTCACTAACAACGCCGCAGCTGCGCTCATGTTTCCTTTCGCCTACGGCGTTGTAGAGGCATTGTCGGCCCCCCTGATGCCTTTCGCTCTCGCGGTCGCATTCGCGGCCAGCGCCAGTTTTATCTCACCCTACGGGTACCAGACTAACCTGATCGTCTTCAATGCCACTGCTTATCGGTTCAGACACTTCGCCCGTTACGGATTGCCCATTTCGATCGTGTACTCCACGTCCATACTGAGCCTGTTGATCTGGAATTTGCCGGATTGA
- a CDS encoding HIT family protein: MKADFVLDAKLAHDCHQLGELNEVVLLLMDNALVPWFILVPKTSAVELCDLSEPARRILEEAIDRVSLLVRQHWPVEKLNVAAIGNVVRQLHIHVVGRRQGDYCWPGVVWGRTEREAYSVSQLAEIRRQLKTTLGTDFKEHGPSPSDCN, encoded by the coding sequence ATGAAAGCTGATTTCGTACTCGATGCCAAACTGGCGCACGACTGTCATCAGCTGGGTGAGCTGAACGAAGTTGTTCTGTTGCTGATGGATAACGCCCTGGTGCCCTGGTTCATCCTGGTGCCTAAGACCAGCGCCGTTGAGCTCTGCGATCTGTCAGAGCCCGCGCGTCGCATCCTGGAAGAAGCCATCGACAGGGTTTCGCTTCTGGTGCGCCAGCACTGGCCAGTGGAAAAGTTGAATGTCGCCGCTATTGGCAATGTGGTCAGGCAATTGCACATACACGTGGTAGGGCGTCGCCAGGGGGATTATTGCTGGCCTGGCGTGGTATGGGGGCGAACGGAACGGGAGGCCTATTCAGTGAGCCAGCTGGCAGAAATTCGCAGACAGCTGAAAACCACATTGGGGACGGATTTCAAGGAACATGGCCCCAGCCCTTCGGATTGCAACTAA